One region of Pangasianodon hypophthalmus isolate fPanHyp1 chromosome 15, fPanHyp1.pri, whole genome shotgun sequence genomic DNA includes:
- the pcf11 gene encoding pre-mRNA cleavage complex 2 protein Pcf11: protein MSAEAAREDACREYQSSLEDLTFNSKPHINMLTILAEENLQFAEDIVAIIEAQIAKAPPAEKLPVLYLVDSIVKNVGGQYLEVFTKNLITSFICVFEKVDENTRKCLFKLRSTWDDIFPLKKLYALDVRVNSIDPAWPIKPLPPNVNASIHVNPKFLKPTEELAPHPKVSEKNLAEEQIIRQQLLAKQKQLLELQQKKIELELEQTKAQLAASTNHPPHSVPVQFDPPAVSEPAPTQHKSWTPPQADKPSTRDPRLNRASAPSVNTKEQGTFRKESQVTPPIVSALEKRVPVPPERPSKLMRIPKKDTSANDEKAKSKAVSPLSKGVLHKSKDPEPEHPKTVDVNKKDPRLRKQVHEKTDLKEEDVKEKKRNAERKEREDNGKGTEPQRSSNSRGKLVNGSLNKHDRFDTFQKQDIKVSKTNIRKRSRSRSRSPPQHSPKRKDRRSPKRRTRSITPPPKSGKARQLSKNNEDDNQQANVREDRSTPKKNVSELRRLKRPLEDRTSEHRDVQPQRASPVEHKSAKDIKRWRSGWEENKPLKQPDPDLPHGKPGLQRHKAWNSYQRPPTPRTLKQHRLSVDANLQIPDVLNSASKRDLLRKASQRLADGELSQEEFLNVAHQIKQIFQYQEERQRSDSWEGLNDDGVCTRKKSHGHMSDAELSYLEHKSKLRRTQLQRPAPTVQQSSPLRENVQHHRPQQEHDDPFTSDALKKGSEVFKPFSGPDDPRRNNRPPSRTGPPFRNSPSPVGCDGNAGKSSSLPFEGPAQSMDMDQLEDGDISPRFESPNSVHSDTGPDNDAPLGLDTPSRHEMMPGPGRGGRNLNESPGQTPPHASEVPSTQVNMPRHDGANVPPRFDGHMSSHSQFEGTHGLMGQPRSEGPSRPHPPGRYEGNAGPGRYDGPGAHGPPRFEGHGRYDGPGPHRFERPPLLKGPGRYDNQSGPHGPLRYSEPHSRFEGPGSGRFDGSMVHQVPGRFDGPGPMRYNNPMQSNRFDGPARFDNPHITQGPPGGFESPMRYPSGMVNYEGPRRIEGPGNQSGMMRFDNPAQPAPMRFEGQPSGMPRFDSAPQGPPRYRGPPNMQNSFRPQGQMMIDQPQNQGPMLNPGIPPHNFNMGAPNAFDGQPLPFHMQQNVSQGSNFNVPEPTPSGFQNSYRPVAPFPGAAPANHPQPVPVMPGPVQSFGQQNPATYNPPGSQFVQPESHLGQMDVNDLMAKLIDFGIIKPTQTDSSSESTSAIQSQSAPEEEEPEEEEQEEDDSLPDLTGFVVDDMKQRHESVITKLYTGIQCYSCGMRFTASQTDIYADHLDWHYRQNRSEKDISRKITHRRWYYSLTDWIEFEEIADLEERAKSQFFEKVHEEVVQKNQEAAKEREFQSVKAAADVVHESCEICQEQFEMYWEEDEEEWHLKNAIRVDEKTYHPLCYEDYRNTSSFVDSTPSPNKMLTENPLNAFLKQEREGEGSCSSIKEEPAEGDAEAVTVKQEVQDESEGGSQTISAIPF from the exons GCGCCTCCTGCTGAGAAGCTTCCTGTTTTGTACTTAGTGGATTCCATAGTGAAGAATGTTGGAGGACAGTACCTTGAAGTGTTTACTAAAAACCTAATCACTTcctttatatgtgtgtttgagaaG GTGGATGAAAACACTAGAAAATGTCTCTTCAAATTACGTTCCACCTGGGACGATATTTTTCCCTTGAAGAAGCTGTATGCATTGGATGTTCGTGTGAATTCAATAGATCCTGCTTGGCCCATTAAGCCTTTACCACCAAATGTGAATGCCAGCATTCATGTTAACCCCAAATTTTTAAAGCCG ACTGAAGAACTAGCTCCTCATCCCAAAGTCAGTGAGAAGAACTTGGCAGAGGAACAAATTATAAGGCAACAGTTGCTTGCTAAGCAAAAACAGTTGTTAGAACTTCAGCAGAAGAAGATAGAGCTTGAACTTGAACAAACAAAAGCGCAACTG GCGGCCAGTACAAACCACCCACCCCACAGTGTTCCAGTCCAGTTTGATCCACCAGCCGTGAGTGAGCCAGCTCCTACTCAACACAAGTCATGGACTCCACCACAGGCAGACAAGCCATCAACCAGAGATCCTAGATTAAACAGAGCTTCCGCCCCATCCGTAAATACAAAGGAACAAGGGACATTCAGGAAGGAGAGCCAAGTCACACCACCTATTGTCAGTGCACTTGAAAAGAGAGTACCTGTACCTCCAGAAAGACCAAGTAAACTAATGAGAATACCAAAAAAAGATACCTCCGCAAACGATGAAAAAGCAAAATCCAAGGCGGTGTCCCCATTAAGCAAAGGAGTCCTTCATAAAAGCAAAGACCCCGAGCCTGAGCACCCAAAGACAGTAGATGTTAATAAAAAGGACCCAAGGTTGCGGAAGCAGGTGCATGAGAAGACGGATCTGAAAGAGGAAGAcgtcaaagaaaagaaaagaaatgcagagAGGAAAGAACGGGAAGACAATGGCAAAGGCACTGAGCCACAGAGATCCAGCAACTCCAGAGGCAAGCTAGTAAATGGCTCTCTGAATAAGCATGACCGGTTTGATACTTTTCAAAAACAGGATATTAAAGTCAGTAAAACAAATATCAGGAAAAGGTCTCGGTCTAGATCTCGTTCTCCGCCTCAGCACTCTCCTAAACGAAAAGACAGGCGTTCTCCAAAGAGAAGAACAAGGAGCATCACTCCACCGCCAAAATCTGGAAAGGCTAGGCAGTTAAGCAAAAATAACGAAGACGATAACCAACAAGCAAATGTCAGGGAGGATCGGAGTACACCAAAGAAGAATGTTTCTGAGCTGAGGCGGTTAAAAAGACCACTGGAAGACAGAACTTCTGAGCACAGGGATGTCCAGCCACAGAGGGCATCACCTGTAGAGCATAAAAGTGCAAAAGACATCAAAAGATGGAGGAGTGGATGGGAAGAAAATAAACC TCTTAAACAGCCTGACCCAGATCTCCCACACGGCAAACCCGGGCTGCAAAGGCATAAAGCTTGGAACAGCTATCAGAGACCTCCGACGCCTCGGACACTGAAACAGCACCGTCTCAGTGTTGACGCCAACCTGCAGATTCCAGACGTGCTTAATTCTGCCAGCAAGAGAGATCTTTTACGAAAG GCTAGCCAGCGACTGGCTGATGGAGAGCTATCCCAGGAAGAATTCCTTAACGTGGCCCATCAAATCaagcaaatatttcagtatCAAGAAGAAAGACAGCGCTCTGATTCTTGGGAGGGACTGAATGATGATGGTGTATGTACAAGAAAGAAATCACATGGACATATGTCTGATGCTGAGCTCTCTTACTTGGAGCACAAATCTAAGCTGAGAAGAACACAGCTGCAACGCCCAG CCCCTACAGTTCAACAGAGCTCACCATTGAGAGAGAACGTGCAACACCATAGGCCTCAACAAGAGCACGATGATCCATTCACTTCAGATGCACTCAAAAAGGGCAGTGAAGTATTTAAACCATTCTCAGGGCCTGATGACCCTAGAAGAAACAACAGACCACCATCTCGAACTGGACCCCCTTTCAGAAATTCCCCAAGTCCGGTAGGTTGTGATGGAAATGCTGGGAAATCTTCAAGTCTGCCATTTGAAGGACCAGCACAATCCATGGATATGGATCAACTTGAGGATGGAGACATCAGTCCCAGGTTCGAAAGTCCTAACAGCGTTCACTCAGATACAGGTCCAGATAATGATGCACCACTAGGTTTAGATACTCCTTCAAGGCATGAAATGATGCCTGGACCAGGGAGAGGTGGCCGAAACCTTAATGAGTCTCCTGGCCAAACACCGCCTCATGCTTCTGAAGTACCTAGCACGCAGGTAAATATGCCAAGACATGATGGTGCAAATGTTCCGCCACGATTTGATGGCCATATGAGTTCCCATTCTCAGTTTGAAGGAACACATGGCCTCATGGGACAGCCACGATCAGAGGGTCCGTCCAGACCTCATCCTCCAGGGAGATATGAGGGAAATGCAGGTCCAGGGAGATACGACGGTCCTGGTGCTCACGGTCCACCTAGGTTTGAGGGGCATGGCCGATATGATGGTCCTGGACCACACAGGTTTGAAAGACCCCCACTGCTGAAAGGGCCTGGAAGATATGATAACCAGTCAGGGCCACATGGACCACTGAGGTATTCAGAGCCTCATAGCCGATTCGAAGGGCCAGGATCAGGCCGTTTTGATGGTTCAATGGTACATCAAGTTCCTGGAAGATTTGATGGCCCAGGACCCATGCGGTACAACAATCCAATGCAATCAAATAGATTTGATGGCCCTGCAAGGTTTGATAATCCCCATATAACACAAGGCCCTCCTGGAGGATTTGAAAGCCCGATGAGGTATCCTTCTGGGATGGTAAATTACGAGGGACCAAGGAGAATTGAAGGGCCAGGCAATCAGTCGGGCATGATGCGCTTTGACAACCCAGCGCAACCAGCACCGATGAGATTTGAAGGACAACCCTCTGGCATGCCAAGATTTGACTCTGCACCACAGGGTCCTCCACGATACCGTGGACCtccaaacatgcaaaactcattCAGACCACAAGGGCAGATGATGATTGATCAGCCTCAGAATCAGGGTCCAATGTTAAATCCTGGCATTCCACCCCACAATTTTAACATGGGAGCACCTAATGCATTTGATGGTCAACCACTGCCATTTCACATGCAACAAAATGTCTCACAGGGGTCCAACTTTAATGTGCCAGAACCCACACCTTCAGGATTTCAGAATTCATACAGGCCCGTTGCTCCTTTCCCTGGTGCTGCTCCTGCAAACCACCCTCAGCCT GTGCCGGTTATGCCTGGTCCAGTTCAGAGCTTTGGACAACAAAACCCAGCAACTTACAACCCACCAG GTTCCCAGTTTGTACAGCCTGAGAGTCATCTAGGCCAAATGGATGTTAATGATCTGATGGCAAAACTGATAGACTTTGGAATAATTAAACCAACACAAACGGATTCGAGCAGCG AGTCCACATCTGCGATCCAGTCTCAGAGTGCACCAGAAGAAGAGGAACCAGaggaggaggaacaggaggaggatGATTCTCTCCCTGATTTGACCGGCTTTGTTGTAGACGACATGAAACA GAGACATGAAAGTGTCATCACCAAACTATACACCGGAATCCAGTGCTACTCCTGTGGGATGCGCTTTACTGCGTCTCAGACTGATATTTATGCTGATCACTTGGATTGGCACTACAGACAAAACCGCTCAGAGAAGGACATCAGTAGGAAAATAACGCACCGACGGTGGTactacagtctcaca GACTGGATTGAATTTGAAGAAATCGCTGATCTCGAGGAGAGGGCAAAGAGCCAGTTCTTTGAAAAAGTGCATGAGGAGGTTGTACAGAAAAACCAGGAAGCAGCCAAAGAGAGAGAATTCCAGAGTGTGAAGGCTGCTGCAGATGTTGTTCATGAA TCGTGTGAGATTTGCCAAGAGCAGTTTGAGATGTACTGGGAAGAAGACGAGGAGGAATGGCACCTGAAAAACGCCATCAGAGTTGATGAAAAG ACATACCATCCCCTGTGTTATGAAGACTACAGAAAT ACATCTTCCTTTGTGGATTCCACCCCATCCCCCAATAAGATGCTCACAGAAAACCCTTTAAATGCTTTCttaaaacaagagagagaaggtgagggGTCATGCTCCAGTATTAAAGAAGAGCCAGCAGAGGGAGACGCAGAGGCTGTAACGGTAAAACAGGAGGTTCAGGATGAGTCAGAAGGAGGGTCACAAACGATTAGTGCAATTCCGTTTTAA